The Synechococcus sp. MVIR-18-1 region ACACCAAGGGCAAGGACCAGCGCTTCCGTGATCGAACCAGCTTCGTGCAGCTCCAAGTTCAAGCTGGCCTCCCCCTTTCCGAGTCCGCACCCTTTCGGAACCACCGCTCGTCTGAAGCCAAGACGGACCGCCTCTTGCAAGCGCAACTCCAACTGACCAACAGGCCTGAGCTGCCCACCAAGGCCAAGTTCACCTAGCAGGACGGTGCCTGCCGGCAAGATGAGATCGCGATAACTCGCAACTACAGCTGCAGCTACGCCCAAATCAGCCGCAGGCTCCTCCACATCGAGACCACCCGCTACAGCGAGGTAACAGTCGAAACGGGACAGCGGCAGGCCCATGTGCTTTTCCAGCACCGCCAAGATCTGATGCAAACGATTCACAGCAATCCCTGTGGCCGTCCTTCTGGGGCTCGCATAGCTCGTGGTACTGACCAAAGCCTGCAGATCCACAACAAGAGGCCTGGTGCCTTCACAGGCCACAATCGTGGCGACTCCGCTGGCCTCATCTCCACTCAGGAATAACTCGCTCGGGTTATTAACCTCAACAAGACCTTGGCCCTGCATTTCAAACACGCCAAGTTCATGGGTAGCGCCAAAACGATTTTTAACGGCACGCAGGAGTCGATGACTGGCAAAACGATCCCCCTCAAAGGTGAGCACGGCATCTACCAGATGTTCGAGAACCTTCGGTCCTGCCAACATCCCCTCTTTAGTGACGTGGCCGACAAGCAGCAAAGCCGTGTTCTGTCGCTTGGCTAATCGCTGCAGAGACGCGGCACATTCCCGCACTTGAGCCACTGATCCCGGAGCGCTCGACAGGTTGGCGTCATGCAACGCCTGAATGCTGTCGATGATCGCCACATCGGGCCGTAGAGCCTCGAGCTCTTCCAACACCAACTCCAGATCTGTTTCAGCAAGCAGTTGGAGCCCCTCGCTCTCTCCACCCAAACGCAACCAGCGCAACTTCACTTGCTGGGCTGATTCCTCAGCGCTGACATACAAAACGGACAGGCGGTTCGCCATGACTGATGCGCTTTGCAGAAGCAGCGTGCTTTTGCCGATCCCTGGGTCACCCCCAACGAGCACGAGCGAGCCGGGTACAACGCCACCGCCCAAGACTCGATCCAATTCTGGGTAACCGCTCTCAAGGCGTTGAATCGGCCGATCACCCAGATCGGCCATGGCGGTGGAACGTCGCGCCACTGGCGCTGCTGCTGACTCAGCAGGAGCGCGTCTGCGCCGGCCGTCGGGTTTCGGAGCGGTTTGTTCGACCAGAGAATTCCAGCTGCCGCAACTGCTGCAGCGACCAAAAAACTGCCGTGTCTGCGCACCACAGCTCTGGCAAACGAAGATTGAAACGGGTCGGGACACGTAGAACTATGAAGAAAGTTGGCTTTCGGTGAATGAACGGGGCCTCCGTCCATTTATCTGTAAGCAATACCAGTACGAAATAAGTTCGGATATGACGGCCACAGCCGCCAGCAAAGAAACCATTCTCGTTGTCGACGACGAGGCCAGTATTCGACGCATTCTGGAAACTCGTCTGTCGATGATTGGTTACAACGTAGTAACCGCCTGCGACGGCACTGAAGCTCTCGAAAGCTTTGAAAAGTGCAATCCAGATCTGGTGGTCTTGGACGTGATGATGCCAAAGCTTGACGGCTACGGCGTCTGCCAAGAGTTGCGCAAGGAGTCGGATGTTCCGATCGTGATGCTCACCGCCTTGGGTGACGTCGCAGACAGAATTACTGGCCTTGAACTCGGTGCTGACGACTATGTCGTCAAACCGTTTAGTCCCAAAGAACTTGAAGCAAGAATCCGCTGCGTTCTTCGCCGAATTGAGAAAGAACAAGTCGCTGGCATCCCCAACTCTGGGGTGATTCAAGTGGCAGATCTACGCATCGACACCAATAAGCGTCAGGTGTTCCGGGCGGATGAACGGATTCGCCTCACCGGAATGGAGTTCAGCCTCCTTGAATTGCTCGTGGGTCGCTCCGGTGAGCCATTCAGCCGCGGAGAGATCTTGAAGGATGTGTGGGGATATACACCTGAACGTCACGTGGACACCAGGGTCGTGGATGTTCATATCTCACGGCTTCGCTCCAAACTCGAAGACGATCCGGCCAATCCCGAGCTAATCCTGACGGCTCGGGGAACCGGTTACTTGTTCCAGCGCATCATCGATTCCGTTGCACCCGAAGGATCCTGAATTCAGCCCGGCCGACGAAGCCCGGAGCAAAGCACGCCGATCCAAGGCGGTGAGAAGACTTGTGATTTGGTATCGGCGCAATAGCGCCGTGACCAGTCTCGTCGACACCGCTACCACCTCTGCCAACGCTGCAGGGAACGTGGCTGAATCGGTCGGATCGATGGCAGGAAGCGTCGTCACCAACGCGGGGAGCATGGCTGGACAGATGCTCCAACCGGTGATGGACCCTCTGCGCCGCCTGCAAACCACAGAGACCGGTGATGACAGACTGATCAATGACAGTGATCGCCTTTGGGTCGCGGTGGATGGGATGGGTGGAGACCATTCCCCTGGGCAGATTCTGGAGGGCTCTCTTCAAGCCATCGATCGGCTTCCTTTGCGGATTCGCTTTGTGGGCGAAACCAACCGGATCATGGAGGCGGCTGAGACCTATGGACTCACAGAACCGCTCAACAACGCGATCAATGCCGGGCACCTGGAGCTGATCCCCAGCGGACCTTCAGTGGAGATGCACGAGGAAGCCACTGTTGTGCGCCGGAAGCGTGATGCCAGCGTCAATGTGGCCATGGATTTAGTGAAACGCGGAGACGCCTTAGCGATTTACTCCGCGGGAAATTCTGGTGCTGTGATGGCTTCGGCCATCTTTCGCCTCGGTCGCCTAGCCGGGATCGATCGACCCGCCATTGGAGCCCTGTTCCCCACCAAGGACCCCGGCCAGCCAGTCCTGGTGCTGGATGTGGGAGCAAATATGGATTGCAAGCCTACCTACATGCATCAATTTGCTTTGCTCGGCAACATTTATTGCCGCGACGTCCTCCAAGTCGATCGCCCTCGCGTTGGCTTACTCAACATTGGCGAAGAGGAATGCAAGGGCAATGAACTAGCTCTACGCACCCACGAATTACTCCGGGAGGAAACCCGTCTTCATTTCGCAGGAAATTGCGAAGGAAGAGATGTTCTATCCGGTGAATTTGATGTGGTGGTTTGCGATGGCTTTACGGGCAATGTGCTGCTGAAATTCCTTGAATCCGTCGGCAGTGTTCTGCTCGGCGTGCTCAGGGCTGAATTACCCAGGGGACGCCGCGGCAAAGTTGGTTCAGCCTTCCTACGCAGCAATCTCAAACGCATCAAAAAACGACTCGACCATGCTGAACATGGCGGAGCTCTTCTCCTTGGGGTGAATGGGATTTGCGTTATTGGTCATGGAAGCAGCAAAGCCCTATCCGTGGTGAGCGCTCTGCGCTTAGCTCACTCCGCTGCAAGTCATGGCGTGATGGACGATCTCGCCGAACTCAGCAAGCCAGCACCTGTCAAAAGCTGAAGCACCTTGTCTGGACTGTGATTGACTGACGCCACTCAAAGCACTTCCACTTTGGCTGGTTCTCCCCCACCCTTCCGTGGCATGGCTCTGGTCGCAAGTGGCAGCGCCCAGGCGAACCAAACCATCAGCAATGCTGCCCTAAGCGAGCGGGTGCAGACCAGTGACGAATGGATTCGCACCCGCACCGGAATCCAGTCTCGGCGCGTCAGCACCCCGGACGAATCTCTGAACGATCTCGCTGTTCGTGCTGGGCAACAGGCTCTAGCGATGGCCCAGTGGGAGCCAGACAGCCTGGACCTGGTGTTACTTGCCACCTCCACCCCTGACGACCTGTTTGGATCTGCACCAAGGGTTCAGGCCGGATTGAAAGCGCGCAATGCCGTTGCCTTTGACCTCACAGCGGCCTGCAGCGGCTTTCTTTTCGCACTCGTGACAGCCGCCCAGTACCTACGCACAGGCGCCATGCAGCGGGTGCTGGTAATCGGCGCCGACCAGTTGAGCCGCTTTGTCGACTGGGACGACAGGAGCACCTGTGTGCTCTTCGGTGATGGTGCTGGAGCCGTTGCCCTCGAAGCCACCTCTACAGAGGCCGACGGATTACTGGGTTTCCGGTTGCGCAGCGACGGCAGCCGCGGCCATTCCCTGACCTTGCCGCAGATCCCCACCAGTCTTCCCTTGGTCAACACCACTCGCCATCAATGCGGTGGCTACCTGCCGATTCAGATGAATGGACAAGAGGTCTACAAATTTGCCGTGCGCGAAGTGCCAGCCATCCTCAAAGAGCTACTAGAGCAAACAGAAACAACCCCGGACCAACTGGACTGGCTTCTGCTTCATCAAGCCAACCAGCGCATTTTGGATGCCGTGGCGGATCGCTTTTCCATCCCGCACTCCAAAGTCTTAAGCAACTTGGCGAACTACGGCAACACCTCGGCCTCCACGATCCCGCTCATGCTTGACGAAGCCGTGCGCGACGGCCGCGTGGCCCCTGGTCACCTTTTAGCGAGTAGTGGCTTTGGAGCTGGCCTCAGCTGGGGAGCCGCATTGTTGCGTTGGCAAGGTCCCGCCTAGGCTCCCAGCCATCTCTACCTGCCAACGATGACGATTGCCTGGGTGTTCCCCGGACAGGGGTCTCAGAAGTCGGGCATGGCTGCGCCCGTGCTGACCCTTCCCGGAGCGGAAGAACGATTTGCACTTGCTTCCCGACTGCTTGGCAGAGATTTACTGGCGATCTGCCAAGGGGAGGCCGATGCGCAAGCCGATCCCGCTGATCTCAACGACACCCGCAACACCCAGCCAGCACTCTTCGTCGTTGAAAGCCTGATTGTGGATGAACTGCGCAGGCAGGAGCGCGAGCCAGCGTTTGTCGCTGGCCACAGCCTCGGAGAACTTGTGGCGCTGTACGCCGCCGGTGTCTTTGATGTGTCCACAGGCCTTGCCTTGATGCAGCGGCGCTCCGAGCTCATGGCAGCCGCTGGAGGAGGGGCGATGACGGCCGTCATCGGTTTTGACCGCGATCAGCTTGAAAGCCTTGTCAACAAAACAGATGGCGTGGTGATCGCCAATGACAACAGCGCTGCGCAGGTCGTGATCTCAGGGAACCCTGAAGCTGTGAAAAGCGTGAGTGAGCAACTCACCTGCAAGCGCGCAATTCCCCTCGCCGTCTCCGGAGCTTTCCACTCTCCCTTGATGGCAGAAGCGGCTGCGGCCTTCAAGGTCCACCTGGAAGGCCTGGCTTTCGAAGATGCTCGCTTCCCTGTGCTGAGCAACACCGATCCAACCCCCTGCAGCGACGCCTCTCAATTGAAGCAACGCTTGTCTCAGCAGATGACCACGGGCGTTCGCTGGAGAGAAACCATGGAGACGCTGACATCAGCGGGGGTCGACACTTTGATCGAAGTGGGGCCTGGAAATGTGCTCAGTGGCCTAGCCAAAAGGGGCATGACGGGTGTCACAACCGTCCAGCTTTCAAGCTCTGCTGATTTAGGTCGCTAAGAAGCCATGCCCCCTCTTGTGCCAAGCCCGAGCGACGGCTCTGCTGTTGTGACGTCCGTCACGCCAAAACCGAGCCTGATGTACCAGCTCGTGAGCTACTTGCTTGTGTTTCCTGTCTTTCGAGGTCTCTTAAGAGGGCACACCAGTGGCAACGCCTTGGTGCCGCTTCAAGGCCCCTTGGTTGTAGTCGCAAATCACGGATCCCATCTCGACCCACCATTCCTTGGCCACGCACTGGGCCGTCCTGTTGCGTTCATGGCCAAAGCCGAACTGTTCCGAATTCCAATCTTGGGGAGCATTATCCGCGCCTGCGGCGCTTACCCGGTGAAACGGGGAGCAAGTGATCGAGAAGCGATCCGTACAGCAACGGCTCGACTTGATGAGGGCTGGGCGATCGGTGTCTTTCTTGATGGCACGCGCCAATCGGACGGCCGCGTCAATCAACCAAGACCAGGTGCAGCCTTGCTTGCTGCGCGCAGTGGAGCGCCCCTTCTCCCTGTGGCAATCATCAACAGCCATCGAGTCCTCGGCACAGGGAGGGGCTGGCCAAGGCTTCTTCCCGTTGCCCTTCGCATCGGAGAGCCAATCCCTGCGCCAACCGGTCGGAAAAAGCCTGAGCTAGAGGCCACCACCCGTGAGCTTCAGCGGCGAATTAATGCCTTAATCGATCAAGGCGTGGGAAATCCCTGAGGCCAATTCCGAAGAGCCCAAGGCTTGAGATCTCGACCTGTGATGACCCAGGTCAGCGCTCTGATCCCATCACCCAAGCGCTTGCCTAACGTCTCCTTCCGGCAGGAAGGTTGACAAGCAACGGGCACCCCAGTGAGACGAATTCCTCGGCTTCCCGCCACCAGCCGTCCCACGGTCATGGCACGGGGCAAATGATCTTCGCTCGTCACCAGATAGACGTGCCTCACACCATCGCGTTTCAAGTCATCCACCAAAGATGTGAAATTCGTGAAGGTGTCTTTGGCTCTGTAATCGAGCACAACCCGGCTTTGGTCCATCCCCGCATCCCGTAAAAGCCATTGCGCATACTCCGGATTACTGCCGCCACTTACCACCAAAGGAAGCTCCAACTGCTGCGCCAAGCGCAGTCCTACCCGTTCGCGATCGAGATCTCCACCCAGTACGAGGATGCGTTGCGGAGGCTCAACCGTTGAGATGGCCTCACGGAATGGCTTTAAAGGGCCCGCAGTGCTGGCCCACACCAGAGCAGCAAGGACGACTAGCGAGGAGCGCCAACCTGGGGCCATTAGACGGGTCCCACAGGCGATGTGGGGTAGATGGGCAGAACAGGCTCCCATGGGCCAGGAGTGTCCTCCAGATCCCATTGGCAACAAAGCTCAAGCAGATGCTGCACATCCGACGCAACATCAAGCTCCATGGTCAACGCAGGAGATGGGTCCTCGTCCTCTCTGAGTAGACGCGGACGTTCCAGCTCCTCCACAGGATCTGAATTTGAACGCAGGCGGTAGCGCCCAGCTACGCGACCCCGACGGGGAAGGGTCTGCACAATCGAGAACGGCTCCAATGCCTGACTAGCCGGCAAGGCCACGGATAAGCGTGCGGCCATCAAAGCGAAACTGCTCTCACCATGGAGAGGGCACCCCAACTGCTGGGCCAGAGTGCGTGCCATCACCACGGTCAAGCGAGTCCCCGTGAACCCTCCCGGACCTGTACTCACTGCCAAACGGCCAATCGAAGCCCATTCCGCGCGAGGGAGCACTTCCTCGACAGCAGAAATCAAACCATTCGTGAGCTGACGTCCCATCGGGCGAGACAGGATGCGAGTTCCCCCAGCGGGGGCTTCAGCGTCGCAAACGGCAAGGCCAAGGGTTTCACTCGAGCTATGCATAGCCAGCAGCCAACGACTCATCGAGGCAACTCCTGCTCAGGACGCAATCGCTGCCATCGTCCGTCATCAGCCTCAAAGCTGGCGCAAGCTCGCACATCCCATTCCACGCCAACGCCACCCCCGCTGAGGTCATGAAGACTGATATGAATGCGTGGATCTTGGGGACTCACGTCAGGGTTGTTAGTGAGGTGAGCCACACCATGCTGACGTTCCACCGCGTGATAGGCCTGACAACGATCCACCCAGCGGCAATTCACGCAGATGCACATGCACCCCACCTCTGTAGAGGACTCCATCTTGGAGGGGGAGGGCGGCCACATGGCGCGTCAACTTATGACACGGCTGCAGCCGGAACGCTGGCCGATCCCACTCGACCGCCTACCCGCAGGGACGGTGCTGGTAGGCGGAGCCGTCCGTGACGGATTGCTGAACCGTTTGCCAGACCATCCAGATCTGGACATGGTGGTTCCAGCGGATGCGCTGGAACAGGTCCGCAAACTGTCTCGAGAGTTCGGTGGCGCCTGCGTGGTGCTCGATCGTGAAAGAGATATGGCCCGCCTGGTGCTGGGGAGCTGGACCATCGATCTTGCAAGACAAGACGGTGATGACCTCACCGCTGATCTCTTGCGACGTGATTATCGAATCAACGCGATTGCTCTCACCCTCACTCCTGACCCAAAGCTCTTGGATCCCAGCGGCGGTCTTGCTGATCTACGCGCTCGACGCATCACTGCTGTCAACGAACAGAACCTGCTGAATGATCCCCTCCGGCTGTTGAGAGCCCTAAGACTGGCTGCCGAGCTCTCGATGACGATTGACGAGACCACTCTTGAGATGATTGCCCGCCATCGCCACCTCTTACCCAAAGTGGCACCAGAGCGCATTCAGGCTGAAGTTCTGAAGCTGGTTCAAGCCAACAGCGCCGATCAGGCGATCCATTTGCTGCACTCGTTGCAATTGATCGCGCCATGGTGCTCCGATCAACCGCAAAGAACGTTCAACGCAGACGCATTGACAAAACAAGAACAACAACTCGCCTTGCCACTCGCACGCTTAACGCAGTTGCTCAGCGATCAAGGCGTGAACGAATTGCGGTTCAGCCGGAAGCAAATCCAACGCAGTAAGCGACTGCGGAGGTGGTGGATGCGAGATCAACAGCAAGGCGCCGACACTCTGAATGAGAGGGAGCGATTAATCCTGCATCAAGAGCTTGAAGAAGATCTTCCTGCGTTCACACTGGCTTGGCCCATGGAGCAACAAAGGGAATGGCTGAGTCGGTGGCGTGATCAGGAAGACAAACTATTTCATCCCAGTGCACCACTCAATGGTCGAACATTGCAGACGAAGCTTGGCTTGCCTCCAGGGCCCCGATTAGGGGAACTCATTGATCATCTTTGCCTGGAACAAGCCTTTGGTCGAATTCGCAGCCAAGACGACGCCATTCAGTGCGCGCGCGCCTGGATTCACAAGCCGCTGTGATTAACTGACTTGCCTTAACGACAGCGATCGGCCTGATAGGCAGTTTTCTTCTCTCTCTCCCCCCCGTCTCATGAGCGTGCGTCTTTACATCGGCAACTTGCCGCAAACCTTTGAAGCGAAAGAGTTGGAAACCCAACTCACCAGCGTGGGAGAGGGAATCCGCTTCAAGACCGTTCTCGATCGAGAAACGGGCGCATGCCGCGGCTTTGGTTTCGCCAATGTCGACGATGAAAAAGTTGCTGATGCTTTGATCGAGCAATTCAACGGCAAGGACTTCAATGGCAACACCCTGCGCGTAGAACGCTCTGAACGACGCGAGAGCAACGCAGGTGGCGCAGGTGGTCGCCGTGGTGGCCCCGGCGGCCCTGGCAACGCCCCAGGCTCAGCACGCAAGGCCGTGAACAAAGTGGTTCACAGCGACGCCAAAGCCGAATCAGCCCCAGACCCACGCTGGGCCGGAGAATTATCCAAACTTAAGGATTTACTCGCGGATCAGAAAACAACAGTCTGATTTTCTTGAGCTTTGTGATCACTTAGCGGGACTGAGCGATCACAAAGCATCTCGGAAGTTCGAGGGCTTTACCTAATTTACCCACAAAAGCACGTTGATTAAAGACGTCATAGTTATTGCGTTCTATTGCGTCCAGGATTCCTCTATAAAGTCGAAGAGAAGTCCAAACAGGCCAGCGCGCATCGGCAGACAACCAACGCACTCCAGCTTCTGAGCGGACAAACCATTCCCTGGCACGGGACAGTTGAAACGTCATCAGCTCAATCCAGGCCTCGTTGATCCTTCCAGCCAAGAGATCATCTTCACTCACTCCAAAGTGGCGCAGATCTTCTTGGGGAAGATAGATTCGCCCGCGCGAACGATCTTCTCCTACGTCGCGGAGAATATTGGTGAGTTGATTCGCAATCCCCAAAGCAACGGCTGCATCGGAGGGGTCAGGGCATTCACTCCATGGAGCAGATGTATACGCCTCGTCGACTCCCATGACCCCCTGGGTCATCAAGCCAACTGTTCCAGCCACGCGGTAGCAGTAAAGCTTTAAATCTTCAAAAGTGGGATAGCGAGTCCAAGATAAATCCATCCGCTGTCCTTCGATCATGTCGAGGTAAGGCTGAATATCCTGCGGAAACTTTTGCAAGGTGTCGAGCATCACCGCATCTAGATCATCTACGACATGGCCGTTAAAAAGTGCTCTGGTTTTTTCTTCCCAACGATTGAGTCGCTCGGCAAGCTCATCAACAGAATGTGATTGAGCCTCCTCGCTATCCATAAGCTCGTCGGTTCGTCGACACCAGACGTAAATGGCCCAAATCGCACGTCTCTTCTCAAGCGGCAGCAACAAAGTGCCCAAATAAAATGTCTTTGCCCACTCGGCCGTCTCAGAGCGACAGGCCTCGAAGGCAGCATCGAGATCCGAAGCTGCGAGAGTCATGACTCAGGCCGAGACCGGCTCACTAACAGATGATGATGACAGTTGGTCATGCTTGCGGTCCACAGCCTCAGCACATAGTTTGCCGCTTAACACAGCCCCCTCCATGGAAGCCAAGTAACGCTGCATCGTATAATCTCCGGCCAAGAAAAAGTTTTTAATTGGGGTTGTTTGATCAGGCCGCAGCTGCTGACAACCAGGCGTCGTTTTGTACACCGATAAAGGAGTTTTTACAACTTTAGACTTACGGAGTTTGGCAGGGTTATCAGTCCCAAAATGCATCGGGAATAACTTCTGGAGCTCTCCC contains the following coding sequences:
- the radA gene encoding DNA repair protein RadA, whose protein sequence is MSRPVSIFVCQSCGAQTRQFFGRCSSCGSWNSLVEQTAPKPDGRRRRAPAESAAAPVARRSTAMADLGDRPIQRLESGYPELDRVLGGGVVPGSLVLVGGDPGIGKSTLLLQSASVMANRLSVLYVSAEESAQQVKLRWLRLGGESEGLQLLAETDLELVLEELEALRPDVAIIDSIQALHDANLSSAPGSVAQVRECAASLQRLAKRQNTALLLVGHVTKEGMLAGPKVLEHLVDAVLTFEGDRFASHRLLRAVKNRFGATHELGVFEMQGQGLVEVNNPSELFLSGDEASGVATIVACEGTRPLVVDLQALVSTTSYASPRRTATGIAVNRLHQILAVLEKHMGLPLSRFDCYLAVAGGLDVEEPAADLGVAAAVVASYRDLILPAGTVLLGELGLGGQLRPVGQLELRLQEAVRLGFRRAVVPKGCGLGKGEASLNLELHEAGSITEALVLALGVNPSDDQA
- a CDS encoding YdcF family protein, whose translation is MAPGWRSSLVVLAALVWASTAGPLKPFREAISTVEPPQRILVLGGDLDRERVGLRLAQQLELPLVVSGGSNPEYAQWLLRDAGMDQSRVVLDYRAKDTFTNFTSLVDDLKRDGVRHVYLVTSEDHLPRAMTVGRLVAGSRGIRLTGVPVACQPSCRKETLGKRLGDGIRALTWVITGRDLKPWALRNWPQGFPTP
- a CDS encoding beta-ketoacyl-ACP synthase III; amino-acid sequence: MALVASGSAQANQTISNAALSERVQTSDEWIRTRTGIQSRRVSTPDESLNDLAVRAGQQALAMAQWEPDSLDLVLLATSTPDDLFGSAPRVQAGLKARNAVAFDLTAACSGFLFALVTAAQYLRTGAMQRVLVIGADQLSRFVDWDDRSTCVLFGDGAGAVALEATSTEADGLLGFRLRSDGSRGHSLTLPQIPTSLPLVNTTRHQCGGYLPIQMNGQEVYKFAVREVPAILKELLEQTETTPDQLDWLLLHQANQRILDAVADRFSIPHSKVLSNLANYGNTSASTIPLMLDEAVRDGRVAPGHLLASSGFGAGLSWGAALLRWQGPA
- a CDS encoding 1-acyl-sn-glycerol-3-phosphate acyltransferase; this encodes MPPLVPSPSDGSAVVTSVTPKPSLMYQLVSYLLVFPVFRGLLRGHTSGNALVPLQGPLVVVANHGSHLDPPFLGHALGRPVAFMAKAELFRIPILGSIIRACGAYPVKRGASDREAIRTATARLDEGWAIGVFLDGTRQSDGRVNQPRPGAALLAARSGAPLLPVAIINSHRVLGTGRGWPRLLPVALRIGEPIPAPTGRKKPELEATTRELQRRINALIDQGVGNP
- the tsaB gene encoding tRNA (adenosine(37)-N6)-threonylcarbamoyltransferase complex dimerization subunit type 1 TsaB; this translates as MSRWLLAMHSSSETLGLAVCDAEAPAGGTRILSRPMGRQLTNGLISAVEEVLPRAEWASIGRLAVSTGPGGFTGTRLTVVMARTLAQQLGCPLHGESSFALMAARLSVALPASQALEPFSIVQTLPRRGRVAGRYRLRSNSDPVEELERPRLLREDEDPSPALTMELDVASDVQHLLELCCQWDLEDTPGPWEPVLPIYPTSPVGPV
- the plsX gene encoding phosphate acyltransferase PlsX, whose amino-acid sequence is MHPKDPEFSPADEARSKARRSKAVRRLVIWYRRNSAVTSLVDTATTSANAAGNVAESVGSMAGSVVTNAGSMAGQMLQPVMDPLRRLQTTETGDDRLINDSDRLWVAVDGMGGDHSPGQILEGSLQAIDRLPLRIRFVGETNRIMEAAETYGLTEPLNNAINAGHLELIPSGPSVEMHEEATVVRRKRDASVNVAMDLVKRGDALAIYSAGNSGAVMASAIFRLGRLAGIDRPAIGALFPTKDPGQPVLVLDVGANMDCKPTYMHQFALLGNIYCRDVLQVDRPRVGLLNIGEEECKGNELALRTHELLREETRLHFAGNCEGRDVLSGEFDVVVCDGFTGNVLLKFLESVGSVLLGVLRAELPRGRRGKVGSAFLRSNLKRIKKRLDHAEHGGALLLGVNGICVIGHGSSKALSVVSALRLAHSAASHGVMDDLAELSKPAPVKS
- a CDS encoding RNA-binding protein; translation: MSVRLYIGNLPQTFEAKELETQLTSVGEGIRFKTVLDRETGACRGFGFANVDDEKVADALIEQFNGKDFNGNTLRVERSERRESNAGGAGGRRGGPGGPGNAPGSARKAVNKVVHSDAKAESAPDPRWAGELSKLKDLLADQKTTV
- a CDS encoding Ycf34 family protein, translated to MCICVNCRWVDRCQAYHAVERQHGVAHLTNNPDVSPQDPRIHISLHDLSGGGVGVEWDVRACASFEADDGRWQRLRPEQELPR
- a CDS encoding CCA tRNA nucleotidyltransferase, with the translated sequence MARQLMTRLQPERWPIPLDRLPAGTVLVGGAVRDGLLNRLPDHPDLDMVVPADALEQVRKLSREFGGACVVLDRERDMARLVLGSWTIDLARQDGDDLTADLLRRDYRINAIALTLTPDPKLLDPSGGLADLRARRITAVNEQNLLNDPLRLLRALRLAAELSMTIDETTLEMIARHRHLLPKVAPERIQAEVLKLVQANSADQAIHLLHSLQLIAPWCSDQPQRTFNADALTKQEQQLALPLARLTQLLSDQGVNELRFSRKQIQRSKRLRRWWMRDQQQGADTLNERERLILHQELEEDLPAFTLAWPMEQQREWLSRWRDQEDKLFHPSAPLNGRTLQTKLGLPPGPRLGELIDHLCLEQAFGRIRSQDDAIQCARAWIHKPL
- the fabD gene encoding ACP S-malonyltransferase, which gives rise to MTIAWVFPGQGSQKSGMAAPVLTLPGAEERFALASRLLGRDLLAICQGEADAQADPADLNDTRNTQPALFVVESLIVDELRRQEREPAFVAGHSLGELVALYAAGVFDVSTGLALMQRRSELMAAAGGGAMTAVIGFDRDQLESLVNKTDGVVIANDNSAAQVVISGNPEAVKSVSEQLTCKRAIPLAVSGAFHSPLMAEAAAAFKVHLEGLAFEDARFPVLSNTDPTPCSDASQLKQRLSQQMTTGVRWRETMETLTSAGVDTLIEVGPGNVLSGLAKRGMTGVTTVQLSSSADLGR
- a CDS encoding phytoene synthase, which encodes MTLAASDLDAAFEACRSETAEWAKTFYLGTLLLPLEKRRAIWAIYVWCRRTDELMDSEEAQSHSVDELAERLNRWEEKTRALFNGHVVDDLDAVMLDTLQKFPQDIQPYLDMIEGQRMDLSWTRYPTFEDLKLYCYRVAGTVGLMTQGVMGVDEAYTSAPWSECPDPSDAAVALGIANQLTNILRDVGEDRSRGRIYLPQEDLRHFGVSEDDLLAGRINEAWIELMTFQLSRAREWFVRSEAGVRWLSADARWPVWTSLRLYRGILDAIERNNYDVFNQRAFVGKLGKALELPRCFVIAQSR
- the rpaB gene encoding response regulator transcription factor RpaB, whose protein sequence is MTATAASKETILVVDDEASIRRILETRLSMIGYNVVTACDGTEALESFEKCNPDLVVLDVMMPKLDGYGVCQELRKESDVPIVMLTALGDVADRITGLELGADDYVVKPFSPKELEARIRCVLRRIEKEQVAGIPNSGVIQVADLRIDTNKRQVFRADERIRLTGMEFSLLELLVGRSGEPFSRGEILKDVWGYTPERHVDTRVVDVHISRLRSKLEDDPANPELILTARGTGYLFQRIIDSVAPEGS